The following proteins come from a genomic window of Gallalistipes aquisgranensis:
- the epsC gene encoding serine O-acetyltransferase EpsC — translation MVKEYERNSRTMTNTLKNFPARLYKMTRAFYREVPSTVEAREFIDSLVNLLFLVRANKNMSLKEIELRWEQIQERFLKIITPLCASQECCCESLTERFFGEIPLIFTGLMQDAEMYDRCDPASYCKEEVILCYPGFYAMTIHRLAHVMHKLNIPILPRVVAEWAHSQTGIDIHPGATIGKRFYIDHGTGIVIGETCIIGDNVKIYQGVTLGATYVDKELKGVRRHPKIEDNVIIYAGSTILGGDTTIGHDTVIGGNVWLTESVPPNSRVYHRPEIVIKGAARPKREKVLK, via the coding sequence ATGGTAAAAGAGTACGAACGAAATAGCCGCACGATGACCAATACGCTGAAAAATTTCCCGGCACGCCTCTACAAGATGACCCGCGCGTTCTACCGCGAAGTCCCCTCCACGGTCGAGGCCCGCGAGTTCATCGACTCGCTGGTCAACCTCCTCTTCCTGGTGCGTGCCAACAAGAACATGTCGCTCAAGGAGATCGAACTGCGCTGGGAACAGATACAGGAACGGTTCCTGAAGATCATCACCCCGCTGTGCGCCTCGCAGGAGTGTTGCTGCGAATCGCTCACGGAGCGTTTCTTCGGCGAAATTCCGCTTATCTTCACCGGACTGATGCAGGACGCCGAAATGTACGACCGCTGCGACCCCGCCTCCTACTGCAAGGAGGAGGTGATCCTCTGCTACCCGGGATTCTACGCCATGACCATCCACCGGCTGGCCCACGTGATGCACAAACTGAACATCCCGATCCTGCCGCGCGTGGTGGCCGAATGGGCCCACAGCCAGACGGGAATCGACATCCACCCGGGGGCCACGATCGGCAAACGGTTCTACATCGACCACGGTACGGGCATCGTGATCGGGGAGACCTGCATCATCGGCGACAACGTGAAGATCTACCAGGGAGTGACGCTCGGCGCCACCTACGTGGACAAGGAGCTGAAAGGGGTGCGCCGCCACCCGAAGATCGAGGACAACGTCATCATCTACGCCGGAAGCACCATCCTCGGGGGCGACACCACCATCGGACACGACACGGTGATCGGCGGTAACGTGTGGCTCACGGAGTCGGTTCCGCCCAATTCGCGGGTCTACCACCGTCCCGAAATCGTCATCAAGGGGGCCGCCCGCCCCAAAAGGGAAAAAGTCCTGAAATAA
- a CDS encoding LTA synthase family protein yields the protein MKCETCAKWWNSDMAVLAKRLLAVYAALFLCRIIFYLYNAPLLGPVAGGEVWPLLKGSLVFDTASILYVNALFILLSLLPLRIRERKGYQRMLFTYWIAVNGAAVVVNLSDAVYFRYTQKRFTSDEIFFASNDNSARLILKFAAENWYLVAAGILLIAALVWAWRRSGHPCTPVAGRGGYLAVGTLFLLGAVALVIGGIRGGFGRSVRPITLSNATLYTPSPDKANLILSNPFCIIRTLGKGHIAYTKYYAPEELESIFTPCHYPAGGEAALLTDTSAPYEGPGPLRPVLGQRNIVIFVLESFSAEHSGLLNPDLYPDGKGFTPFLDSLMREGYTFTSGFANGHKSIEALPAVFSSIPSFKTPFVLLPQSLAPTRGLPKILGEEGYATAFFCGSPRGSMGFGAYATASGITRLYSQEDYEKAHGTDDYDGYWGIWDEPFLGFMEETLGELPQPFFASVFTLSSHHPFVVPEKYEDTLPEGRTRIHKGVAYTDLALRRFFERAAGTDWFRNTLFVFTADHVSSETFAPKTRTPTGKSRIILFLYTPDGALRGTDNVVAQQTDIMPTLLGLIGYDKPYFAFGRDILGEPERMPMAVNYANQNFQAVTDSVVIYFDEEKVLGAYARSDTLQRHDLAGRENGAVRDAERRLKAVIQQYYRHLEEKNYMVK from the coding sequence ATGAAGTGCGAAACATGCGCCAAATGGTGGAACAGCGACATGGCCGTGCTGGCCAAACGGCTGCTGGCGGTCTATGCCGCCCTTTTCCTCTGCCGGATCATCTTCTACCTCTACAACGCCCCGTTGCTGGGCCCGGTCGCAGGCGGGGAAGTGTGGCCCCTGCTGAAAGGGTCGCTCGTATTCGACACGGCTTCGATCCTCTATGTCAACGCCCTGTTCATTCTCCTTTCGCTGCTTCCCCTGCGGATACGGGAACGGAAAGGATACCAGCGCATGCTGTTCACCTACTGGATCGCCGTCAACGGAGCGGCCGTCGTGGTCAACCTGTCCGATGCCGTCTATTTCCGCTACACGCAGAAACGGTTCACCTCGGACGAAATCTTTTTCGCCTCCAACGACAACTCAGCGAGACTGATCCTGAAATTCGCCGCCGAAAACTGGTATCTGGTCGCGGCGGGCATCCTGCTGATCGCGGCTCTGGTCTGGGCATGGCGCCGGAGCGGGCATCCCTGTACGCCGGTCGCCGGCAGGGGAGGGTACCTCGCCGTCGGCACACTGTTCCTGCTGGGAGCGGTCGCCCTGGTCATCGGAGGCATCCGGGGCGGATTCGGCCGCTCGGTGCGGCCGATCACCCTGAGCAACGCCACCCTCTACACGCCCTCGCCCGACAAGGCCAACCTGATCCTGAGCAATCCGTTCTGCATTATCCGCACGTTGGGCAAAGGACATATCGCCTATACGAAATACTACGCTCCCGAAGAGCTGGAGTCGATCTTCACCCCCTGCCACTATCCGGCCGGCGGGGAGGCGGCACTCCTCACCGACACCTCCGCCCCGTACGAAGGTCCGGGACCGCTGCGCCCCGTCCTCGGCCAGCGCAACATCGTGATTTTCGTTCTGGAGAGTTTCAGCGCCGAGCACTCCGGCCTGCTCAATCCCGACCTCTATCCCGACGGGAAGGGATTCACCCCGTTCCTCGACTCGCTGATGCGGGAGGGATACACCTTCACGTCGGGCTTCGCCAACGGCCACAAGTCGATCGAGGCGCTGCCCGCCGTATTCAGTTCGATCCCCTCGTTCAAGACGCCCTTCGTCCTGCTGCCCCAGTCGCTGGCCCCCACCCGGGGACTTCCGAAGATACTGGGCGAAGAGGGCTACGCCACCGCCTTCTTCTGCGGTTCGCCCCGCGGTTCGATGGGTTTCGGGGCCTACGCCACGGCCTCCGGCATCACCCGCCTGTACAGTCAGGAAGACTACGAGAAGGCACACGGGACGGACGATTACGACGGTTACTGGGGCATCTGGGACGAACCGTTCCTCGGCTTCATGGAGGAGACGCTCGGGGAGCTGCCGCAGCCCTTCTTCGCCTCGGTTTTCACCCTCTCCTCGCACCATCCGTTCGTCGTGCCCGAAAAATACGAGGATACGCTGCCCGAGGGACGCACGCGCATCCACAAGGGAGTGGCCTACACCGACCTGGCCCTGCGCCGCTTTTTCGAACGGGCCGCCGGGACCGACTGGTTCCGCAACACGCTTTTCGTCTTCACGGCCGACCACGTCTCCTCGGAAACCTTCGCGCCCAAGACCCGCACCCCGACCGGAAAGAGCCGCATCATCCTCTTCCTCTACACGCCCGACGGCGCCCTGCGCGGCACGGACAACGTGGTGGCGCAGCAGACCGACATCATGCCCACCCTGCTGGGGCTGATCGGGTACGACAAACCCTATTTCGCTTTCGGGCGGGACATTCTGGGCGAACCCGAACGGATGCCGATGGCGGTGAACTACGCCAACCAAAATTTCCAGGCCGTCACCGACTCGGTAGTGATCTATTTCGACGAGGAAAAGGTACTGGGCGCCTACGCCCGCAGCGACACGCTCCAGCGGCACGACCTGGCCGGACGGGAAAACGGCGCCGTCCGGGATGCGGAACGCCGCCTGAAGGCCGTCATACAGCAGTATTACCGGCATCTGGAGGAGAAAAACTACATGGTAAAATAG
- the lpxK gene encoding tetraacyldisaccharide 4'-kinase has protein sequence MFRALLSPFAFLYGLAVTIRHKFYDWGFLHSEEFDIPIVCVGNLTVGGTGKTPVAEMLIEHLSRTYKVALLSRGYRRRTKGYVEATLRSSFREVGDEPKQIKLKFPDIVVAVCEKRAEGIRRIRQEHPEVDLIVLDDGFQHRQVEPWVNIVLMDYSRPIYRDHLLPWGSLRDRTNQLYRAHFVIVTKCPPEMNPLDMRIVTKSLALFPYQGLYFSSLSTGSITPLFADMASGQVLAGSPVIAMAGIGNPAPMIRSLRESYEVVDTLVFPDHHPYRMRDLDKMKKALESAPPGTIIVTTEKDAVKLTNRKRIPEEIQRALYFLPIKVSLTEDSKRNFLRKLDYDVRSNQKYGLLHSQ, from the coding sequence ATGTTCAGAGCGCTTCTCTCCCCATTCGCCTTCCTCTACGGGCTTGCGGTGACCATCCGCCACAAGTTCTACGACTGGGGCTTTCTGCACTCCGAGGAGTTCGACATTCCGATCGTCTGCGTGGGCAACCTGACGGTCGGGGGCACGGGAAAGACCCCCGTGGCCGAGATGCTAATCGAACATCTGAGCCGCACCTACAAGGTGGCGCTCCTCTCGCGGGGATACCGCCGCCGTACGAAGGGATATGTCGAAGCGACCCTCCGCTCCTCGTTCCGCGAGGTGGGCGACGAACCCAAGCAGATCAAGCTGAAGTTTCCGGACATCGTGGTGGCCGTCTGCGAAAAGCGGGCCGAAGGTATCCGGCGCATCCGGCAGGAACACCCGGAAGTCGATCTGATCGTGCTGGACGACGGCTTCCAGCACCGGCAGGTGGAACCGTGGGTGAACATCGTGCTGATGGACTATTCGAGACCTATCTACCGCGACCACCTGCTGCCATGGGGTTCGCTGCGCGACCGCACCAACCAGCTCTACCGGGCCCATTTCGTGATCGTCACCAAATGTCCGCCGGAGATGAATCCGCTCGACATGCGGATCGTGACCAAATCGCTGGCCCTGTTCCCCTACCAGGGGCTCTACTTCTCCTCGCTCTCCACGGGCAGCATCACCCCGCTGTTCGCCGACATGGCCTCCGGACAGGTACTGGCGGGCAGCCCCGTGATCGCCATGGCCGGAATCGGCAATCCCGCCCCCATGATCCGTTCGCTCCGGGAGAGCTACGAGGTGGTGGACACGCTCGTCTTTCCCGACCACCATCCCTACCGGATGCGCGATCTGGACAAGATGAAAAAGGCATTGGAATCGGCCCCTCCGGGCACGATTATCGTAACGACCGAAAAGGACGCCGTGAAACTGACCAACCGGAAGCGGATTCCGGAAGAGATTCAGCGTGCGCTCTATTTCCTTCCGATAAAAGTCTCACTGACGGAGGATTCCAAGCGGAATTTTCTGCGAAAACTGGATTATGATGTTAGATCGAATCAAAAGTACGGCCTGCTTCATTCGCAATAA
- a CDS encoding purine-nucleoside phosphorylase yields MLDRIKSTACFIRNKVAFEPEVGIILGTGLGGLADGIDTVASLDYREIPDFPVSTVEGHRGRLIFGMLGGKKVVAMQGRFHYYEGYTPQQVVFPVRVMKMLGIRYLFVSNASGGVNETFRTGDLMVITDHINLIPNPLIGPNIAELGPRFPDMNDAYNHELIEKAKRVAAREEIPLRFGCYVGGTGPTYETQKEYGYFKAIGGDAVGMSTTPEVIAARHMGVTVFGVSVITNMGLTGLKSTHEEVQEEGIKAGKRMTRLFTELLKEL; encoded by the coding sequence ATGTTAGATCGAATCAAAAGTACGGCCTGCTTCATTCGCAATAAGGTTGCGTTCGAGCCCGAAGTAGGCATCATTCTGGGCACCGGCCTCGGCGGACTGGCCGACGGCATCGACACGGTCGCCTCGCTCGACTACCGCGAGATTCCCGACTTTCCCGTCTCCACGGTGGAGGGACACAGGGGCAGGCTGATCTTCGGCATGCTCGGCGGCAAAAAAGTGGTGGCCATGCAGGGCCGTTTCCACTACTACGAGGGATATACGCCCCAGCAGGTGGTCTTCCCCGTCCGGGTGATGAAGATGCTGGGCATCCGGTACCTTTTCGTTTCGAACGCCAGCGGCGGGGTGAACGAAACCTTCCGCACGGGCGACCTGATGGTCATCACCGACCACATCAACCTGATCCCCAACCCGCTGATCGGCCCCAACATAGCCGAACTGGGACCGCGGTTTCCGGACATGAACGACGCCTACAACCACGAACTGATCGAGAAGGCGAAACGGGTGGCCGCCCGCGAGGAGATTCCCCTCCGGTTCGGCTGCTACGTGGGCGGCACCGGCCCGACCTACGAGACACAGAAGGAGTACGGCTACTTCAAGGCTATCGGGGGCGACGCGGTGGGCATGTCCACCACGCCCGAGGTGATTGCCGCCCGCCACATGGGCGTCACCGTGTTCGGCGTATCGGTCATCACCAACATGGGCCTCACGGGGCTCAAGTCCACCCACGAAGAGGTGCAGGAGGAGGGCATCAAGGCCGGCAAACGGATGACCCGCCTATTTACCGAACTGCTGAAAGAGTTGTAA
- a CDS encoding single-stranded DNA-binding protein, producing MINKVILIGNVGADPEVRSLEGGVKVARIRIATTERIYNRQTQEAREHTEWHSVTLWRNLADVADRFIRKGSQVYVEGRIRSRDWTDEAGNKRFAIEIMADDLKLLGRKQEGTGAPLSGTTYGAAPAGAPAQPSYGSPQPGGQPAYGAAPQPQQPAAPAAPAEDPDDLPF from the coding sequence ATGATTAACAAAGTAATTCTGATAGGAAACGTGGGGGCCGATCCCGAAGTCCGCTCGCTGGAGGGCGGCGTGAAGGTGGCCCGCATCCGCATCGCCACCACCGAACGCATCTACAACCGGCAGACGCAGGAAGCACGCGAGCACACCGAATGGCACAGTGTGACGCTGTGGCGCAATCTGGCCGACGTGGCCGACCGTTTCATCCGAAAGGGAAGCCAGGTCTACGTCGAAGGACGCATCCGTTCCCGCGACTGGACGGACGAGGCGGGCAACAAACGCTTCGCCATCGAAATCATGGCGGACGATCTGAAACTGCTCGGCCGCAAACAGGAAGGGACAGGCGCCCCCCTGAGCGGAACCACCTACGGAGCCGCTCCCGCCGGAGCCCCCGCCCAGCCGTCATATGGCTCGCCCCAGCCCGGAGGACAGCCTGCCTACGGCGCCGCACCCCAACCGCAGCAGCCGGCCGCTCCCGCCGCCCCGGCGGAAGATCCCGACGACCTGCCGTTCTGA
- the tsaB gene encoding tRNA (adenosine(37)-N6)-threonylcarbamoyltransferase complex dimerization subunit type 1 TsaB, with the protein MALILCIETGTDICSVALARGGRLISLRESTQGRDHARQLGVYVEEILHENDIRADELDAVAVGKGPGSYTGLRIGVSLAKGMCYALQIPLIAVGSLEALVRVAAEDDEAGILDIDDFASARLCPMIDARRMEVYAQVFDGRLRPLTEVAASVVTPDSFSEFVSGPGEFVIFGGGAAKCLDVLPKGRVKWVDVTPSARGLVTPAQEAFDAGRFEDIAYFEPFYLKDFVVTESKKKFF; encoded by the coding sequence ATGGCACTCATACTTTGCATCGAAACGGGAACCGATATCTGTTCCGTGGCGCTGGCCCGCGGAGGCCGGCTGATCTCCCTGCGGGAGAGCACGCAGGGACGCGACCACGCCCGTCAGCTCGGCGTGTACGTGGAGGAGATTCTGCACGAAAACGACATACGGGCCGACGAACTGGACGCCGTGGCCGTGGGAAAGGGGCCGGGTTCCTACACCGGATTGCGCATCGGCGTTTCTCTGGCCAAGGGAATGTGCTATGCGCTGCAAATCCCCCTGATCGCCGTCGGTTCGCTGGAGGCGCTGGTGCGGGTGGCCGCCGAGGACGACGAGGCGGGGATTCTGGACATCGACGATTTCGCCTCGGCCCGTCTCTGTCCGATGATCGACGCCCGCCGCATGGAGGTGTATGCGCAGGTGTTCGACGGCCGGCTCCGTCCGCTCACCGAGGTGGCTGCTTCGGTGGTGACTCCGGACAGTTTTTCGGAGTTCGTCTCCGGGCCCGGAGAGTTCGTCATTTTCGGCGGCGGGGCGGCCAAATGCCTGGATGTCCTGCCGAAAGGCCGCGTCAAGTGGGTGGATGTCACTCCTTCGGCCCGCGGTCTGGTCACTCCGGCCCAGGAGGCTTTCGATGCCGGCCGGTTCGAGGATATCGCCTATTTCGAGCCCTTCTATCTGAAAGATTTCGTGGTGACCGAGTCGAAGAAGAAATTTTTCTGA
- a CDS encoding adenosine kinase has protein sequence MEKVIGIGNALTDILINLPSDEILKRFGLPKGSMSLVDADLQRKISESTADLPRTLSLGGSAGNTIRAMARLGAQVGFVGKVGNDTTGDFFEKALENLGVKPTILRGTLHSGRCVSLVSGDGERTMATYLGAALEMKGGEIAPSVFEGFDCLYIEGYLVQDHDLIRTAVATARRCGMKVAIDLASFNIVEENLDFLRGLVQEYVDILFANEEEARAFTGEVKPLRALEVISRACELTVVKVGIKGAYIKRQGGEVIHVGILTAANRVDTTGAGDFYAGGFLAGLCQGLTLRQCGTIGAIAAGKVIEVIGTTFGEETWTEILRLVHKVKTEKYLF, from the coding sequence ATGGAAAAAGTCATCGGCATCGGCAATGCCCTCACGGATATTCTGATCAACCTGCCCTCGGACGAGATACTGAAACGGTTCGGCCTGCCCAAAGGCAGCATGAGCCTGGTGGACGCCGACCTGCAACGGAAGATTTCGGAGAGCACGGCCGACCTGCCCCGCACCCTGTCGCTCGGCGGTTCGGCCGGCAATACGATCCGGGCCATGGCCCGCCTCGGCGCGCAGGTCGGTTTCGTGGGCAAGGTGGGCAACGACACGACCGGAGACTTTTTCGAAAAGGCGCTGGAAAACCTGGGCGTGAAACCCACCATCCTCCGGGGAACGCTGCATTCGGGCCGGTGCGTGTCGCTGGTGTCGGGCGACGGGGAACGGACGATGGCCACCTATCTGGGCGCCGCGCTGGAGATGAAGGGCGGAGAGATCGCTCCGTCGGTCTTCGAAGGTTTCGACTGCCTCTATATAGAAGGATACCTGGTACAGGACCACGACCTGATCCGAACGGCCGTAGCCACCGCCAGACGATGCGGCATGAAGGTGGCCATCGACCTGGCCAGTTTCAACATCGTGGAGGAGAACCTCGATTTCCTGCGCGGACTGGTGCAGGAGTACGTCGACATCCTCTTCGCCAACGAGGAGGAGGCCCGCGCCTTCACCGGGGAGGTGAAACCGCTCCGGGCGCTGGAAGTGATCTCGAGGGCCTGCGAACTGACCGTGGTGAAGGTCGGCATCAAGGGCGCCTACATCAAACGGCAGGGCGGGGAGGTGATCCACGTGGGCATCCTCACCGCCGCCAACCGGGTGGACACCACCGGGGCGGGCGACTTCTACGCCGGGGGATTCCTGGCGGGCCTGTGCCAGGGGCTGACGCTCCGGCAGTGCGGCACGATCGGAGCCATCGCGGCCGGAAAGGTGATCGAAGTGATCGGCACCACGTTCGGCGAAGAGACCTGGACGGAGATTCTGCGGCTCGTCCACAAAGTGAAAACGGAAAAATACCTGTTCTGA
- the folB gene encoding dihydroneopterin aldolase, whose product MRTLIELENMEFKAFHGCYDLEKKVGNLFRVDVAIEAEIGDAAAKDSIGETVNYLTVFELVREQMAVTSDIIENVAERIIDAIRARFPQVLRVTAKVSKLAPPLGGKIERVSVTLTK is encoded by the coding sequence ATGCGTACCCTCATCGAACTCGAAAACATGGAATTCAAGGCCTTTCACGGCTGTTACGACCTGGAAAAGAAGGTGGGCAACCTGTTCCGGGTGGACGTGGCGATCGAAGCCGAAATCGGGGATGCCGCCGCGAAGGACTCGATCGGGGAGACGGTCAACTACCTCACCGTGTTCGAACTGGTGCGCGAGCAGATGGCCGTCACTTCCGACATCATCGAAAACGTGGCCGAACGGATCATCGACGCGATCCGCGCCCGCTTCCCGCAAGTCCTGCGCGTCACGGCCAAAGTGTCGAAACTCGCCCCGCCGCTGGGCGGCAAAATCGAACGGGTGAGCGTAACCCTAACAAAATAA
- a CDS encoding adenosylcobalamin-dependent ribonucleoside-diphosphate reductase — protein MSGNKEKKSADGALKEYDYSDAVETAKAYFRGDELAATVWVSKYALKDSMGKLYENSPEQMHWRIAGEIARIEEKYPNPMDAAEIYGLLKDFRYVIPQGGPMTGIGNNLQVASLSNCFVIGHKNPADSYGGIIRIDEEQVQLMKRRGGVGHDLSHIRPTGSPVLNSALTSTGIVPFMERYSNSTREVAQDGRRGALMLSLSIKHPDAENFIDAKVETGKVTGANVSIKIDDEFMRCVKEGKKYHQQFPITGDHPMYEKEIDAKALWNKIIHNAWKSAEPGVLFWDTIIRESVPDCYADRGFTTVSTNPCGEIPLCPYDSCRLLALNLYSYVDDPFTKDAKFNFDKFRNHIAKAMRMMDDIIDLELEKVQLIIEKISKDPEDEDIRHVEHSLWEKIREKALMGRRTGLGITAEGDMLAALGLRYGTDEAIDFAVEVQKTLALGAYRASVEMAGERGAFPIYDAKKEENNPMIARIREADPALYEEMVKKGRRNIAMLTIAPTGTTSLMSQTTSGIEPVFRPVYKRRRKVNPSDKDVKITFVDEVGDSWEEYNVYHHKFLTWLEVNGYSTDMLDKITDEELDKLVEKSPYYKATANDIDWVAKVKMQGAIQKWVDHSISVTVNLPNEVTEELVAQVYLTAWECGCKGVTVYRDGSRAGVLVDSKKKKKEGDESGNGEYKPPLHRPKELAADIVRFKNGEEDWISFVGIYNGRPYEIFTGKLEEDAMFIPKKVTKGVILKVVDAEGNKRYDFQYTDKYGYTNTIGGISRLFDEEFWNYAKLISGVLRNGMPILDVVTLIESLHLNSASINTWKNGVARALKQYISNGTKSKEKCPNCGQETLVYQNGCPVCMSCGHSKCG, from the coding sequence ATGTCAGGTAACAAGGAAAAGAAGAGTGCCGACGGCGCTCTGAAAGAGTACGACTACTCCGATGCGGTGGAGACGGCCAAGGCCTATTTCCGGGGCGACGAACTGGCCGCCACGGTGTGGGTGAGCAAGTACGCCCTGAAAGATTCGATGGGCAAGCTCTACGAGAACTCCCCGGAGCAGATGCACTGGCGGATCGCCGGCGAGATCGCCCGGATCGAGGAGAAGTATCCCAATCCGATGGACGCGGCGGAGATTTACGGGCTGCTGAAGGATTTCCGCTACGTGATCCCGCAGGGAGGTCCCATGACCGGCATCGGAAACAACCTGCAGGTGGCCTCGCTGTCGAACTGTTTCGTGATCGGCCACAAGAACCCGGCAGACTCCTACGGCGGCATCATCCGCATCGACGAGGAGCAGGTGCAGCTGATGAAGCGGCGCGGCGGCGTGGGCCACGACCTGTCGCACATCCGCCCCACGGGCAGTCCCGTGCTCAACAGCGCCCTCACCTCGACGGGTATCGTCCCTTTCATGGAACGCTATTCCAACTCCACCCGCGAGGTGGCGCAGGACGGCCGACGGGGCGCGCTGATGCTCTCGCTCTCGATCAAGCACCCCGACGCCGAGAACTTCATCGACGCCAAGGTGGAGACGGGTAAGGTGACCGGAGCCAACGTCTCGATCAAGATCGACGACGAATTCATGCGCTGCGTGAAGGAGGGCAAAAAATACCACCAGCAGTTCCCGATCACGGGCGATCATCCGATGTACGAAAAGGAGATCGACGCCAAAGCCCTGTGGAACAAAATCATCCACAACGCATGGAAATCGGCCGAACCGGGCGTGCTGTTCTGGGATACGATCATCCGCGAATCGGTGCCCGACTGCTACGCCGACCGGGGTTTCACCACCGTATCGACTAACCCCTGCGGCGAAATCCCGCTCTGTCCCTACGACAGCTGCCGTCTGCTGGCCCTCAACCTGTACAGCTACGTGGACGATCCCTTCACGAAAGACGCCAAATTCAACTTCGATAAGTTCAGGAACCATATCGCCAAGGCGATGCGGATGATGGACGACATCATCGACCTGGAGCTGGAAAAGGTGCAGCTCATCATCGAAAAGATCAGCAAAGATCCCGAAGACGAGGATATCCGCCACGTGGAGCACAGCCTTTGGGAGAAAATCCGCGAAAAGGCCCTGATGGGCCGCCGCACGGGCCTCGGCATCACGGCCGAAGGCGACATGCTGGCCGCGCTGGGCCTGCGTTACGGCACGGACGAGGCGATCGACTTCGCCGTGGAGGTACAGAAGACCCTCGCGCTGGGGGCCTACCGCGCTTCGGTCGAAATGGCCGGGGAGCGGGGAGCGTTCCCGATCTACGACGCGAAGAAGGAGGAGAACAACCCCATGATCGCCCGCATCCGCGAGGCCGATCCGGCTCTCTACGAGGAGATGGTGAAGAAGGGCCGGCGCAACATCGCCATGCTGACCATCGCCCCCACGGGCACCACGTCGCTGATGTCGCAGACCACTTCGGGCATCGAACCGGTCTTCCGTCCGGTCTACAAACGGCGCCGCAAGGTGAACCCCAGCGACAAGGACGTGAAGATCACCTTCGTGGACGAGGTGGGCGATTCGTGGGAGGAGTACAACGTCTACCACCACAAGTTCCTCACATGGCTGGAAGTGAACGGTTACTCGACCGACATGCTCGATAAGATCACCGACGAGGAGCTCGACAAGCTGGTCGAGAAGTCGCCCTACTACAAGGCCACGGCCAACGACATCGACTGGGTGGCTAAAGTGAAGATGCAGGGCGCCATCCAGAAGTGGGTGGACCACTCGATCTCGGTGACCGTCAACCTGCCCAACGAAGTGACCGAAGAGCTGGTGGCGCAGGTCTACCTCACCGCCTGGGAGTGCGGCTGCAAGGGCGTCACGGTCTACCGCGACGGTTCGCGGGCCGGCGTGCTGGTCGACAGCAAGAAGAAGAAAAAGGAGGGCGACGAGAGCGGCAACGGCGAGTACAAACCGCCCCTGCACCGTCCGAAAGAGCTGGCAGCCGACATCGTCCGTTTCAAGAACGGCGAGGAGGACTGGATTTCGTTCGTGGGCATCTACAACGGCCGCCCCTACGAAATCTTCACCGGTAAACTGGAAGAGGACGCCATGTTCATCCCGAAGAAGGTGACAAAAGGTGTGATCCTGAAGGTGGTGGACGCCGAAGGCAACAAACGCTACGACTTCCAGTACACCGACAAATACGGCTATACCAACACGATCGGCGGCATCTCCCGCTTGTTCGACGAGGAGTTCTGGAACTACGCCAAGCTGATTTCGGGCGTGCTCCGCAACGGAATGCCCATTCTGGACGTGGTGACGCTGATCGAATCGCTCCACCTGAACAGCGCCTCGATCAACACGTGGAAAAACGGCGTGGCCCGGGCTCTGAAGCAGTACATCTCGAACGGTACCAAGTCCAAGGAGAAGTGTCCCAACTGCGGACAGGAGACGCTCGTCTACCAGAACGGATGCCCTGTCTGCATGAGCTGCGGCCACTCCAAATGCGGTTGA